Part of the Arthrobacter globiformis genome is shown below.
TCCAGCTCGGTGCGGGCGATGATGGCGTGCAGCAGGTCCGCGGTGGCGATCTGGCTGACCAGTTCCTGCAGCGTGGGCGGGATCGGCGGTTTTCCCAGATCCCGGTAAGGCTCAAAGGAGCCCAGCGCTGCCATCGGATTAATATTGAAGGCCCGGCTGATCCCCACCACGGTTACCTCGGCCACCTTCCCGCGGACCAACTGCTGGGCCAGGGTGGTGCGCTTGACCCCTGACGCCCTGGCCACATCAGCAACGCTGGCATCCGGCGCGACGCCGTGCAGCCAGCGCTGGAAAGCCTTGGCGGGTAGGGGCATGGAACGCTCTCTGCTGACGGGCGGGGTGGTGCGAAGTGGCGGCCCGCCGGCCTCGATTTTACGTAGCGCGCCGCTTCAACTATGCTAAGTGGTCGAACCCGCTGGTCCGTACACCCCCCAAGTCCGGACCAGCGGGTTCTTTCATGCCCGCCTGATTTTTCGGGTGAAAACGGGCAGCGGTGAGAGGATGGATTGATGACTGCAACCCTTGTTGCGAAGGACCTTTCGGGCGGTCGTGATCACCGCACCCTCTTCTCCGGGCTGTCCCTAACAGTGGCCCCCGGGGACGTCGTTGGCGTCGTCGGCGCCAACGGTGCGGGCAAGTCCACACTGCTGCGGCTCCTTGCCGGCGTGGACCAGGCGCAGGACGGCACAGTTAGCCTCGCACCTGCCGACGCCTTTGTGGGCTGGCTGCCGCAGGAGCATGAACGGCTCGCCGGCGAAACCGTCGCCGCCTACATCGCCCGCCGCACAGGCTGCGCGAAGGCCACCGCGGAGATGGAATCCACGGCTGAGGCCCTCGGCTCGGGAGCGCCCGGAGCGGACGATGCCTACTCGATGGCCTTTGACCGGTGGATGGCCTCCGGCGCCGCGGACCTGGACGAACGGATAGCCCCCGTCCTGGCGGACCTGGGCCTGGACGTCGGCCCCGACGCCGAAATGACCGGGCTGTCCGGCGGCCAGGCTGCGCGCGTGGCGCTCGCCGCCCTGCTGCTGAGCCGCTTCGACGTCGTGCTCCTCGACGAGCCCACCAACGATCTTGACCTGGACGGCCTAGCCAAGCTGGAGGCCTTCGTGCAGGGGCTTCGCGGCGGCGCGGTGCTGGTATCCCACGACCGCGAGTTCCTGGCCCGCTGCGTGACTTCCATCGTGGAGCTGGACCTGGCCCAGAACTCTGTGGCCGTGTACGACGGCGGCTATGAGGCCTTCCTGGAGGAACGCGCCGTGGCCCGCCGGCACGCCCGCGAACGCTTCGAGGAATTTGCCGCGACCAAAGCGGACCTCGTGTCCCGCGCCCGCACCCAGCGGGAATGGAGCTCCCAGGGCGTCCGGAACGCGATGAAGAAAAACCCGGACAACGACAAGATCCGCCGGGCTGCCAGCTCCGAATCGTCGGAGAAGCAGGCGCAGAAGGTCCGGCAGATGGAATCGCGCATCGCCCGCCTGGACGTGGTGGAAGAACCGCGCAAGGAATGGCAGCTGCAGTTCAGCATCGGCCAGGCGCCCCGCTCCAGCTCTGTGGTGGCAACGCTGCGCGACGCCGTCGCGCGGCAGGGCAGCTTCACCCTGGGGCCGGTCAACCTGCAGCTCAACGCCGGTGAACGGATCGGCATCACCGGACCCAACGGCGCCGGCAAATCGACGCTGCTCCGGCTGCTTCTCGGAACCCAGGAACCGGACTCCGGCGACGCTTCCCGCGGGGTGTCGGTGGCCGTCGGCGAGATCGACCAGGCCCGCGGGCTGCTGGCCGGTCAGCGGAAACTGGCGGACGCCGTCGAAGCCGTCCTGACCGACTACACACCCGCCGAAGTCCGAACGCTGCTGGCCAAATTCGGCCTCAAGGCGGACCACACCGCGCGCAGCGTGGACTCGCTGTCGCCGGGGGAGCGGACCCGCGCCGCCCTGGCCCTGCTGCAGGCCCGCGGCGTGAACCTGCTGGTCCTGGACGAGCCCACCAAAACCACCTGGACCTGCCCGCCATTGAACAGCTCGAGGAAGCACTCGACAGCTACGACGGCGCACTGCTGCTCGTCACCCACGACCGGCGGCTACTGGAAAACGTCCGTCTTGACGCGCGCTGGAACGTCGAGAACGGCGTCGTCACCGAGCTGCACGCCGATGCCACGAAAGGCAGCACCACATGAGCATGGACCGGGTCGCCTGGAGCTCCCTCTACAACATCACCCGCGCCTCGAGCGGGTCCAAACCGTTCTCGAAGGCGACGCTGAAGCGGGTCTTCAGCTTTGCCCGCCCCCACCGCGGCAAGCTGATCGCCTTCGTGCTGCTGTCCATCGTGATGGCCGTCCTGGCGGTGGCCACCCCGGTCCTCGCCGGGCAGGTGGTCGACGAGATCATCGCCCATGCGGATGCCGGAACCGTGATCGGGCTCGCCGTCCTGATCGCCATCGTGGCCGTGGCGGAAGCCGGGCTAGGCCTGCTGACACGCTGGTTGTCGTCCACGATCGGTGAAGGCGTGATCCTGGATCTGCGGACCAAAGTCTTCGACCACGTCCAGAAGATGCCGATTGCCTTCTTCACCAGGACCCGCACGGGAGCCCTCGTGAGCCGGCTGAACAACGACGTCATCGGAGCGCAGTCAGCCTTCGCAGGCACGCTCTCCGGCGTGGTCAGCAATGCCGTGGCCCTCGCGCTGACCCTGGCGGTCATGCTCAACAAGTCGTGGCTCGTGACAGTGCTCGCCATGGTCCTGCTGCCGATCTTCCTGATCCCGGCCCGAAGGATGGGCTCCAGGCTGGCCGACCTGCGGCGCGAGGCGGCCGAACACAACGCCACCATGGGCACCCAGATGACCGAGCGCTTCTCCGCGCCCGGCGCCACCCTGGTCAAGCTCTTCGGCCGCCCCGATGAGGAGTCCCGCGAGTTCGCACTCCGTGCCGGCCGGGTCCGGGACATCGGCGTCCGCACCGCCATGCTGCAGTTCACCTTCGTCACGGCGCTGACCCTCGTCTCGGCCCTGGCCCTCGCCCTGGTCTACGGTCTGGGCGGCTGGCTCGCGCTCGCAGGGCAGCTGGCCGCGGGCGACGTCGTTGTGCTCGCACTGCTGCTCACCCGCCTCTACGCGCCGCTCACTGCGCTCTCGAACGCCCGCGTGGAAATCATGAGCGCCCTGGTCAGCTTCGAGCGCGTTTTCGAAATCCTGGACCTCAAACCGCTCATCCAGCAGAAGCCCGACGCCGTCGCCTCCCCGAGCGGTCCGCTCTCGGTGGAGTTCGACAACGTCCGCTTCGCTTACCCCTCCGCGGACAAGGTCTCGCTGGCCTCCTTGGAGGACGTGCGGACCCTGGACACCCGCGGCGGCGTAGACGTGCTGCACGGCATCAGCTTCCGGGTTGAACCTGGGCAGACGGTGGCCCTCGTCGGGTCATCCGGAGCCGGGAAATCCACCATCGCGCAACTCCTTTCGCGCCTGTACGACGTCGACTCGGGCGCCGTCCGCTTCGGCGGTACGACGCCCGGCACCGGCGTGGACGTCCGCGACCTCACCTTCGATTCGATGCGGCAGACCCTCGGCATGGTGACGCAGGACGGCCATCTGTTCCATGAGAGCATCGCCTCCAACCTGCGCCTGGCCCGCCCGGAGGCCACCGACGAGCAGATGTGGGACGTGCTGCGCCGGGCCCGGCTGGAGGAGATGATCAGGTCCCTGCCCGATGGCCTGGACACTGTGGTGGGGGAGCGCGGCTACCGGCTTTCCGGCGGCGAACGGCAACGCCTGACGATCGCCCGCCTGCTGATTGCGCAGCCGCGTGTGGTCATCCTCGACGAAGCCACCGCTGCGCTGGACTCCACCAATGAGGCCGCAGTCCAGGCGGCGCTGGGGGCTGCCCTTGAGGGGCGCACCGCCGTCGTTATTGCCCACAGGCTCTCAACGATCCGTGCGGCTGACGCCATCCTGGTGGTGGAGGATGGCCGGATCGTGGAGCGCGGAACCCACACGGAGCTGCTGGCCGCGGACGGCCGCTACGCCGAGCTGTACCGGACCCAGTTCGCCGAGGCCACGGCCGTGGCGGAGGAAGCGGTCCCGGAGTACTAACCTTTCAGGCTTCGGGGCCGGATTCCGCCAACGCCGGCAGGATGTGGTCCGTGAGCAGCGGCGCCAGGTCACCTGGCCATTCCGCAGCGAGGTCCAGCCACCGGATCTCGGCGATCTCCGCGGAGGGGTGGGCTACCCAGGTGCCCGGCGCGGTGAAGACGGTGGCTTCGATTTCCGTGGCTGCCTCGTTGGCGGCATCGGCCAGCCACACGCCCATGAGGGTCAGCTCGCGGGGATCGACAATGATGCCGACTTCCTCCTGAAGCTCCCGGGCGGCGGCCTGCACCGCGGTCTCGCCGGGCTCGGGCTTGCCGCCGGGATGCATGAACTTGTCCGTGCCGCGCTTGCGGACGGTCAGGAGCCGGCCCGCGGCGTCGTAGACACATACTGCGGAAACGATGATGCGCGGATTCACGGTTTCGAGCCTAGCCCGTCCGCTGCCGCCGCCGTTCCGGGCAGCCGCCGCAGCACGGACTCCAGCAGCAGGTCCTTGCGCGGGCCAGTCACATCCCAGACGTAACTGAACTCGTCCTCGCCGTGGAGCAGGTAGGTGACGCGGTAGGTGTCCGGATCGCACCAGTGCCGGTCCTGGCTGGCCTCCGGGCAGAAGCCCATCCGGTGGAACGGCCGGCCGTCGGGAAACAGCATGTCCATGGCATCCGGGGTGTCCGCGGGCCTGAGCAGGTAATCGCGGGTGGCCGGGCCGGAGAAGGTGTCGCCGTCGGCAGCAGGCCAGACCACGGTCCCCTCCTCGTGGAAGCGGAGCCCGCCGTCGCCGTCGGGGGAAAAGATCACGACGCCGGTAAAGGTGCCGCGGGTGCCCGCGGCCCGGTCCAGCATGGTCCGCTCCACGGCCCAGCGGCCCGCGGGCGGAAGGTCGGGGGATGAAGTGTCCGCCGGCGATGTGCCCAGCAGATAGTGGCGGAGCCCTGACGGGTGCTGCAGATTCAAGTGCCCTCGATTGGAATCGAACCAACGACACCGGCTTTAGGAGAGCCGTGCTCTATCCACTGAGCTACGAGGGCGGGTGCCCGCCGCGGCCGGGTTTTGGACCGGCCCGTTCGGGCACGCTTACAAGCATACAAGGTGAGCGCGCGTACTACGCTCTTGGCATGGCCGCCGCAGCTGAAGTCCCCACCGCCCGCGCAACGATCCTGCCGGACACCGCCTCCACACGGCAGTACATTGGGGCGTGGGCGGTGCTCAGCGTCGTCCAGTATTTCATGGCGGAGACCGCCGTCATCGGCGCCTGGGCCGGGCCCGACCCCTACAGCCGGCGGACCGGCCTCATCAGCGACCTGGGTGCCGTCACCTGCGGGCTCTACGGCGGCCGCAGCATCTGTTCGCCGCTGCACGTGCTGATGAACGTCTCCTTCGTGGTTCAGGGGCTGGGGATGCTGCTGGGCGCGCTGCTGCTGAGCTCGGCGCTGCTGCGGGTGGCCGCCCGGGCCGGCGTGCGGGTCACGGCCAGCCACTCCGGGGAAGTGCCGTGGTACTCGGCCGTGGCGGCGCGGATCCTGACCGGGTCCGCAGGCGCCGGCACGATAGTCGTGGGGCTGGTCCCTGAGGACCTAAATTCCGGCTGGCATTACGCGGGCGCCGTCACGTACTTCATCGCCGGCTCCCTGGCGCTGCTGCTGCTGGGCGCCCTGTGGCTCCGGCAAACGCCGCTGGGCTGGTTTATCCTGGCCGCCGGCGGAGTGTCCGCGGCCGCACTCGTCACGGCCGCCGTCACCGGCTTGGACGTTCCCGAGCCCGGAACCCTGGAACGGCTGATGGGCTACCCCATCACGGTTGGCCTCGCTGCCGCCGGCCTGGTCATCGCCCAGCGTGTCCGGCAGGAACGGCAGGTGCGGAGGGCCTTCGCCCGGGCCCGGGCCGCCCGGAGCGCCTAGGCTTCCTGCTGCCGGGCGGCTAGACGGCCGGAGGCCCGGCGTCTTTTTTCGGGGACCGGCGCCCCAGGAACACGGCGGAGCCGCCGGCGAGAAGGCTGGCCACGAACAGTACCCAGCCGGCCACGGTGAGGCTCGACGCCAAGGCGACCTGGCCGGCGTCGAGATTAACCGCCGCGATCATGGAATCAA
Proteins encoded:
- a CDS encoding ABC transporter ATP-binding protein, coding for MSMDRVAWSSLYNITRASSGSKPFSKATLKRVFSFARPHRGKLIAFVLLSIVMAVLAVATPVLAGQVVDEIIAHADAGTVIGLAVLIAIVAVAEAGLGLLTRWLSSTIGEGVILDLRTKVFDHVQKMPIAFFTRTRTGALVSRLNNDVIGAQSAFAGTLSGVVSNAVALALTLAVMLNKSWLVTVLAMVLLPIFLIPARRMGSRLADLRREAAEHNATMGTQMTERFSAPGATLVKLFGRPDEESREFALRAGRVRDIGVRTAMLQFTFVTALTLVSALALALVYGLGGWLALAGQLAAGDVVVLALLLTRLYAPLTALSNARVEIMSALVSFERVFEILDLKPLIQQKPDAVASPSGPLSVEFDNVRFAYPSADKVSLASLEDVRTLDTRGGVDVLHGISFRVEPGQTVALVGSSGAGKSTIAQLLSRLYDVDSGAVRFGGTTPGTGVDVRDLTFDSMRQTLGMVTQDGHLFHESIASNLRLARPEATDEQMWDVLRRARLEEMIRSLPDGLDTVVGERGYRLSGGERQRLTIARLLIAQPRVVILDEATAALDSTNEAAVQAALGAALEGRTAVVIAHRLSTIRAADAILVVEDGRIVERGTHTELLAADGRYAELYRTQFAEATAVAEEAVPEY
- a CDS encoding NUDIX hydrolase; translation: MNPRIIVSAVCVYDAAGRLLTVRKRGTDKFMHPGGKPEPGETAVQAAARELQEEVGIIVDPRELTLMGVWLADAANEAATEIEATVFTAPGTWVAHPSAEIAEIRWLDLAAEWPGDLAPLLTDHILPALAESGPEA
- a CDS encoding DUF6314 family protein, translated to MNLQHPSGLRHYLLGTSPADTSSPDLPPAGRWAVERTMLDRAAGTRGTFTGVVIFSPDGDGGLRFHEEGTVVWPAADGDTFSGPATRDYLLRPADTPDAMDMLFPDGRPFHRMGFCPEASQDRHWCDPDTYRVTYLLHGEDEFSYVWDVTGPRKDLLLESVLRRLPGTAAAADGLGSKP
- a CDS encoding DUF998 domain-containing protein, yielding MAAAAEVPTARATILPDTASTRQYIGAWAVLSVVQYFMAETAVIGAWAGPDPYSRRTGLISDLGAVTCGLYGGRSICSPLHVLMNVSFVVQGLGMLLGALLLSSALLRVAARAGVRVTASHSGEVPWYSAVAARILTGSAGAGTIVVGLVPEDLNSGWHYAGAVTYFIAGSLALLLLGALWLRQTPLGWFILAAGGVSAAALVTAAVTGLDVPEPGTLERLMGYPITVGLAAAGLVIAQRVRQERQVRRAFARARAARSA